From the Temnothorax longispinosus isolate EJ_2023e chromosome 6, Tlon_JGU_v1, whole genome shotgun sequence genome, one window contains:
- the LOC139814948 gene encoding trypsin epsilon-like has product MTIQLLFLIPLFAIAHGVPKKTDTQIVGGRFAQPGEVPYQVSLQYIKTGKHRCGGVIVNQYYILTAAHCVDGVDVSTISANVGLIDLQEPHAIHLIESSYIHEDYNFYDSWINDIALLKLQSPIKFSSLVHAVTLTNQNFTAGTKAVVSGFGRLSFEGEKTTQLYVADIKIADQAYCRNVYASKFENIYDTQLCANEPTVEKGSCQGDSGGPLTANGMLIGLVSWSYRCSDTIYPTVYTRISSYIFWILKQIIKSPSS; this is encoded by the exons ATGACGATACAGTTATTGTTCTTAATCCCTTTATTCGCTATTGCTCATG GCGTACCAAAGAAAACAGATACGCAAATTGTGGGGGGAAGATTTGCCCAACCGGGTGAAGTTCCATACCAA GTTTCtcttcaatatattaaaacaggGAAACACCGTTGCGGTGGAGTTATAGTTAACCAGTATTACATACTGACTGCCGCTCACTGTGTAGATGG TGTAGACGTTAGCACCATTTCGGCCAATGTGGGACTAATAGACCTACAAGAACCGCATGCGATACATCTGATCGAGTCCTCTTATATACACGAAGATTACAATTTCTACGATTCATGGATCAATGATATCGCTTTACTTAAG CTTCAATCTCCAATTAAATTTTCCTCTCTGGTACATGCCGTTACTCTAACAAATCAAAACTTTACGGCCGGCACGAAAGCAGTCGTATCGGGTTTCGGCAGATTATCG TTTGAAGGAGAGAAAACTACACAATTATATGTCGCGGACATTAAAATAGCCGATCAGGCTTACTGTAGAAATGTGTACGCGAGCaagtttgaaaatatttacgataCGCAATTATGTGCAAATGAGCCAACAGTAGAAAAGGGTTCGTGCCAG GGAGATTCCGGTGGCCCCCTCACTGCCAATGGTATGCTCATAGGACTCGTCTCGTGGTCATATAGATGCTCTGACACAATATATCCTACCGTATATACACGCATCTCGTCGTACATTTTCTGGATACTTAAGCAAATCATTAAAAGCCCAAGCtcatag